In Papaver somniferum cultivar HN1 unplaced genomic scaffold, ASM357369v1 unplaced-scaffold_80, whole genome shotgun sequence, the following proteins share a genomic window:
- the LOC113344872 gene encoding pentatricopeptide repeat-containing protein At3g22470, mitochondrial-like, with product MSLEFIHADSAGSRAVSILAESMQSLLDFDPEVKGFESVRFSGLPNNFNMVPVPCTSESAPDVHMRISRIGKIRTAVEFSNDVKSCGRPLSLSTCNGLLDGLFKNHEFDKAIELLYFVKENGLEAELYTYNIATDGLFKAGELVGSRKLFCELRNKSFMPDVRTFTIMIDGLCKKGMPFEAEKIIIEMEKNGCLPDAITYCITIQGFINEEEVHKAKQFFHEMLERGFVPSNDIISLLKSKLSVDQLENFSCFANQILALSETSNSSASSNLDEERFLDQQDIKAYA from the exons ATGTCGCTTGAGTTTATCCATGCAGATTCAGCGGGATCACGGGCTGTTTCCATTCTTGCG GAAAGTATGCAGTCTTTGTTGGACTTTGATCCAGAGGTCAAAGGATTTGAGTCCGTAAGGTTCAGTGGCCTTCCAAACAATTTCAATATGGTTCCTGTGCCCTGTACATCAGAGTCTGCTCCAGATGTACATATGAGAATTAG CCGGATTGGAAAAATTAGAACTGCAGTAGAGTTTTCTAATGATGTCAAATCCTGTGGACGACCATTGAGCCTAAGCACGTGTAATGGATTGTTGGATGGGCTCTTCAAGAACCACGAATTTGACAAAGCAATCGAACTTTTGTATTTTGTGAAGGAGAATGGTTTGGAAGCTGAGCTGTATACGTACAATATAGCCACTGATGGTTTGTTCAAAGCTGGGGAACTCGTAGGCTCAAGGAAATTATTTTGTGAACTCCGTAATAAAAGCTTTATGCCGGATGTTAGAACATTTACCATAATGATCGATGGCCTATGCAAGAAAGGGATGCCATTTGAGGCTGAGAAAATTATCATTGAAATGGAAAAGAATGGTTGCTTGCCTGATGCTATCACATATTGCATCACCATTCAAGGTTTCATTAATGAAGAAGAGGTTCATAAGGCAAAGCAATTTTTTCACGAAATGCTTGAAAGAGGATTTGTTCCCAGCAATGATATAATTTCATTGTTAAAGAGCAAACTTTCGGTGGATCAACTAGAGAATTTCAGTTGTTTCGCAAACCAAATTCTTGCCTTGTCAGAAACTAGCAACAGTAGCGCAAGTAGTAATCTGGATGAAGAAAGGTTTCTAGATCAACAGGACATAAAGGCGTATGCCTAG